The DNA region CTCTGTAACCTGAGCCGTCAGACCGGCGCCGCCTCCTCAGAATCACCTGACCGGAGCCGGcggctgattggctgctcagtGAGACGTGTTCCCAGAGCCTGCGAGACCCCTCAGTCCACACGGATCCACAGCTGGactgggaggtcagaggtcagttcTCTCTGCGTACCTACCCTGAGGAGCTACAGGCAGGTTCCTGGGACCGAGGTCTCCATGTACAGCGGCGCCTCCTCCAGACCAGGACTGCTGGGTCCCGGTAGGTTGGGTTGGTGTTCTCTGGTTACCGAGGCGACGGCTCCGTGTCCCGGCCCAGGCCGCTCACCTACAGGTTCAGGTCTCCACGTCTGGATCTGCTGAAGCTCCAGTGGATCCATGTGATGGATCTCCATCTGAGTCCTGATCCGTCCTGCTAATACTGGTCTGAACATTGTAGACCAGACTGGAGCCTGTGGGACCCAGaggtgccccctgctggtctcCTGGCGCCTGTGGGACCCAGaggtgccccctgctggtctcctggagcctagatgctggtctcctggagcctagatgctggtctcctggagctgtagatgctggtctcctggagcctgtgtagatgctggtctcctgaagcctagatgctggtctcctgaAGCCTGTGTAGATTTGGTCTCCTGGAGCctgtagatgctggtctcctggagcctgtgtagatgctggtctcctgaagcctagatgctggtctcctAAAGcctagatgctggtctcctggagcctgTAGATGATGGTCTCCTGGAGCctgtagatgctggtctcctggagcctgTAGAGATGTGGTCTCCTGAAGCctgtagatgctggtctccGGGACCCTgtgtagatgctggtctcctgaagcctgtagatgctggtctcctggacCCTgtgtagatgctggtctcctgaAGCCTGttagatgctggtctcctggacCCTgtgtagatgctggtctcctgaagcctgtagatgctggtctcctggagcctgtagatgctggtctcctggacCCTgtgtagatgctggtctcctggacCCTgtgtagatgctggtctcctgaagcctgtagatgctggtctcctggagcctagatgctggtctcctggacctgtgtagatgctggtctcctggagcctgtagatgctggtctcctgaagcctgtagatgctggtctccGGACCCTgtgtagatgctggtctcctggacCCTgtgtagatgctggtctcctggagcctaGATGGGGGTCTCCTGGAGCCTAGATGGTGGTCTCCTGGAGcctagatgctggtctcctggagcctagatgctggtctcctggagcctgtagatgctggtctcctggagcctgTAGATGCTGGTCTCTGGAGCCTAGATGGTGGTCTCCTGGAGcctagatgctggtctcctggagcctaGATGGTGGTCTCTGGAGcctagatgctggtctcctggagcctagatgctggtctcctggagcctgtagatgctggtctcctggagcctgtagatgctggtctcctggagcctagatgctggtctcctggagcctgtgtagatgctggtctcctggagcctgtagatgctggtctcctggagcctgtgtagatgctggtctcctggagcctaGATGGTGGTCTCCTGGAGcctagatgctggtctcctggagcttctcatgctgctgtctgctgtgcTTGCAGGAGTCTGTGGTTGCTGTGGTCCACTAAGGCCCAGGTACAAACGCCTGGTGGACAACATCTTCCCCGAGGACCCAAAGGTGAGTTCATGGAGCTTCCTGTTGGGTCGGTGATGACGGGTCTGGTGCCAGAACCTCTGGCCGGTCTTTAACCCGCGTCTCTCCTCAGGACGGCCTCAGTAAGTCCGACATGGAGAAGCTGACCTTCTACGCCGTGTCGGCTCCAGAGAAGCTGGACCGGATCGGAGAGTACCTGGCCAAGAGGCTGAGCCACGACGTGGTGCGCCACCGCTACGGGTGAGacctcacacgtgcacgctcctgaCCTCGGCTCCATAAGAGCCGGTCCAGGTGCTGGACCGGTGGTGCCGGTGTGACCCGGACTGTGGTGCCGGTGCAGGTACGTGGTGATCGCCATGGAGgccctggaccagctgctgaTGGCCTGCCACTCCCAGAGCATCAAACCCTTCGTGGAGAGCTTCCTGCACATGGTGGCCAAGCTGCTGGAGTCCAGGGAACCGGACCTGCAGGTCCTGGGAACCAATTCGGTACGATTTCATCTCTTTAGTTAGTCTGAACCAGCTTAAACCCGCCTGGCCCGGTCCGGCCCAGTTCCCCTCACTGGGGCCTGCAGGCCTGAGGCTCATTCTGGAAATAGTGATGATCATTTCCAGGAAGCCCAGAGTTCTGGTTCTGAGCtctgggttctggttctgagctCTGACCCTAACGGTGATGCAACATCTTCTCCAGTTTGTAAAGTTCGCCAACATCGAGGAGGACACGCCCTCCTACCACCGGCGCTACGACTTCTTCGTGTCCCAGTTCAGCGCCATGTGCCACTCCACCCACGAGGATCCGGAGACCAGAACCAGGTGAGGCCCAGAAACGTGTTCCACCCCAGGTTCTGGCTCTGCTGTAGCTACCTAGCTTTGTTGCTATGTCCCCAGGATCCGTGTGGCCGGCATCAGGGGCCTGCAGGGCGTGGTCAGGAAGACGGTCAACGACGAGCTGCAGGCCATCATCTGGGAGCCCCAGCACATGGACAAGCTGGTCCCCTCCATGCTGTTCAACATGCAGGACAGCGAAGACCTGGACAGGTAGGGGGtcgggtctgggtctgggtcaggctggggtctgggtcaggctggggtctgggtctgggtctgactcAGGCtggggtctgggtctgggtctgacCCCAGGCtggggtctgggtctgggtctgggtctgggccAGGCtggggtctgggtctgggtctgggtctgacCCCAGGCTgggttctggtctggttctgtcACGTCTGATCTgactgaagggttagggtttggaccAACAGAAGAGAAGAACCTGCAGGTCCGAATCAGCCTCATGATCGGATCAGAGCCGTGATCATTTCTGATGGGTTTGAGCCCAGGAACCTCAGAGGACGTTTCCCGCCTGTGTCTCCTCGTCCTCGCGTCCCTGCTCCGCCTGGTTCTGGTGGTTTCCATGTGAACAGAAATCTATTTTTGGCCTCtgtcccccccgtccctccgcccccccccccccccccgtgtggaGGACTTTGGGATTTGATCGGTCCTGGTGGACGAGACGTCGTCCCTCAGCTCAGAGACGCAGGACAGAAAATATGagacctggtcctggtcctggtcctggtgctggtgctggtcctcCGTCAGCAGGTTCTGTACATGAACCAGTCTGgactcatctctctctctggcagGGCGGTGCATCCAAGCACGCCATTGGTGGCCGGTCAGGACGGCGAGGAGAACCCGTCCACGCTGGCGGAGACCTGCTTCAGGGAGCTGCTGGGCCGGGCCGCCTACGGGAACATGAACAACGCCGTCCGGCCCGTCCTGGTGTGAGTACACGTCCCTGTCCTGGTCCGGACCGGCCTCCACACTGGGCCTGAGCTGGATCTGCTGCGGGTCACGGCTGTTAGCTGTGAAGGTCCACAGGTGAAGGTCCACAGGTGAACCTTCACCTGTGGACCTTCACCTGTGGacctcctgcaggaggaggaacttGAAGGACacgcgtgacctttgacctccatgCGTCCTCACAATGCTGGCTATTCAACAGGTGTGTGTCCCCCCAGGCACCTGGACCACCACCACCTGTGGGAGCCCAACGAGTTCGCCGTGTCCTGTTTCAGGATCATCATGTACTCCATCCAGGTACGGCCCAAACCTGCACCGGGTCGCTGacggccccgcccactccgTCAGACGGGTCAGGGTCTCACGTTGTGGTCTTGGTGGCAGGCTCAGCACTCGCACCACGTGATCCAGCAGGTCCTGAACCACCTGGACACTCACAACAAGGACACGCCGCGGGTCAGAGCCGGGATCGTGCAGGTCCTCCTGGAGACCGTGGCCATCGCCGCCAAAGGCTCCGTGGGTGAGTTCCACACCTCTGTAGGACCTTAGCAGCAGTGGCGGTtcctggtcctggccctggccctggccccggccccggccccggccccggccccggccctggtcctggtccttcTGTTTACCGAGGTGATGTGAACAGGGATGgttcaggagagcagaggaagccACACCTTCACTGAGGCCTCCAGCcctcctcacctgtggctcGGTATGCTGCTCACCTGTAGCCCCGCCCCTGACAGCTGTAGTCCCGCCCCCGTCAGTCGTAGCCCCGCCCCGTCAGCTGTAGCCCCGCCCCGTCAGCTGTAGCCCCGCCCCTGACAGCGGTAGCCCCGCCCCTGTCAGCTGTAGATCAGCGTGGTGACGTGTTGGACCGTTGAGAGCCCTAGAGACGCCCCCCTACTGTTAGCATCAGGTAGCTAGCTTCAGATGGGCGCACAtgaccgagtgtgtgtgtgtgtgtgtgtgcgcgtgcacgtgcgtgtgcccAGGCCCCACCGTGCTGGAGGTCTTCAACACGCTGCTCAAGCACCTGAGGATCAGCGTGGACCTGGAGCTGGGCGACGGCTCCCGGAGGAACTCGGCCGCCAGCGTTTCCTCGGGCCGCAGCAGGGAGAGCGAGGAGCGGGTGGTCCAGAACGCCATCATCCAGACCATCGGTACCACTTCCTGCTCGGGGACGGGAGCCCGCCCCTccggctgacctttgaccttctgtgGTCTGTGTCTCCAGGGTTCTTCGGGGGGAACCTGCCGGACTACCAACGGGCCGAGGTCATGATGTTCATCATGGGGAAGGTTCCTGTGTGCGGGACGCCCTGTCACACGCTGGACACCGTCAAGATCGGGTCGGTCCAGGACCTGGGTCAGGGTGGtccggacaggaagtgactcctGACTGAAGATCTGCTGTGTTTGATGTTGCAGACATCAGGGGACCAAGAGGATCCAGACCATGCTGCTGAGCTCCCTCAtcatggtcacacacacacacacacacgttagctCGCTAGTGTTAGCATGCTAGGTTAGCATGGGCTAgcttgtcctcttctgtccccaGGTGACCTCTGGCTTTAAGTCCAAGTCCATGGTGGCGGCGTTGCCTCCGTCCTTCCTGGATCCGctcttctccatctccctgATGGAGGACGTCGAGCTGAGACAGCTGGTGCTGGAGATCCTGCACAACATCATCGATCGCCATGACAACCGGGCCAAGCTGCGAGGCATCAGGTGGGAGCTGCGGCGCCGCGGTGGTGATGGTTCCCCGTCCAGACCTCCATCATCTGCTGGTCTGTTGCAGGATCATCCCCAACGTGGCAGCGCTGAAGATCAAACGAGAGAAGATCTCCAAACAGGATGTGGCCTTCATGAAGAAGGTAGGATGAAGGGGCGCTCAGAGGTTCCTCTGAGGTTCCTCTGAACTTCTCTGAcattcctctgaacttctgacattcctctgacctcctctgaggttcctctgaccttctctgaggttcctctgaccttctgaggttcctctgagctcctctgaggttcctctcacctcctctgagGTTCCTCTGACCTACTCTGAGGTTCCTCTGACCTTCTCTGAAGTTCCTCTGACCTTCTGAGGTTCCTCTGACCTTCTCTGAGGTTCCTCTGATCTCTGACCTTCTCTGAGGTTCCTCTGATCTCTGACCTTCTCTGAGGttcctctgacctcctctgagGTTCCTCTGATCTCTGACCTTCTCTGAGGTTCCTCTCACCTTCTCTGCAGCACGGGCAGCAGCTGTACCGCCACATCTACCTGGGCTGTAAGGAGGAAGACAACGTCCACAAGAACTTTGAGCTGCTCTTCACCACGCTCGCCATCCTCACCATCGAGCTGGCCAACGAGGACGTCATTGTGGACCTCATCCGCCTCGCCGTCGCCCTACAGGTGGATCTTCTCCTCAACCTCAGCTCACAACGATGGATGAAACCACGTTTTTAACCATCTGATCCCTCCTGGTCTTCTCTGGTCTCCTGCAGGAGATGACGCTGGCTAACGAGGAGAACCTGCCCATGTTCAACCGCTGCGGCGTCATGGCGCTGGTGGCGGCGTACCTGAACTTCCTGAGCCAGATGATCGCCAACCCTCCCTTCTGCCAGCACGTCAGCAAGGTGAGGGATGTTCCTGGGTTCCTGCGGCTGCTGGACCCACCGGCTGACGCTTCGCTCTCCTCAGGTCATCGAGCTGAGGACCTTGATGGCGCCGTATCTGCTCCCGGAACACGTGTTCAGAGACAAGTGTCCGTAAGTTTGGTGGACAGGACCTCCGACCTGGAGGCCCGTTGACCAGATGTTCCTGCTGATGCTCCTCACTTTAAATCTAACCCAAATGTGGAACCACCTGAGCCACACGTTCCTGGAGAACAGCTTCTCCACCATCAGGTCCGATCTTTCTTGCTTCTGTCCTCAGACTTCCTGAAACTCTGGAGAAGGACGAGCAGCCGCTGTACTTCCAGAGCGCCGACATGGCGGAATGTCTGGCCGGGCCGGGATACAACGTGGAGAAGCTCTCGCTGCCCTACGTTCCTCAGGTGACAGGTGAGGAACCTCAGAGGAACCCGGGTCCTCCTGGGGGACACAGACGTAACCTTGATGGTCTGTTTTTCTTGCCGCCTCAGTCTTGTACACAGTCGGGAAAATCCTGCACCGATGCAAACAGACGTCCAGAGGTACCGCGCTAGCTTAGCATCAACCTGGAGACccctgttagcttagcatcagtGCTAGCATTCGTCTGGGAATTTTTAGTTCCTTTCAGACGGAGTTCTTTAGACTTGAATGGTTGGTTAGCAACCTGTTAGCAGCCTGTTGGCAGCTGGTTAGCAGCCTGTTAGCTCTTAGCAGCGCAACCTCTgatccttttctctttttcttgctCTTCATTGGCTCCGTGACGGTGAGTATATAAGCTAACTGTCAGCTAACATTTTCGTTAGCCCGGTATATTAGCGTCGAGCTCCGACAGTTTAAGGGAGAAGATAAACGTCGCTGTAGATGAGGAAAACCTGGAAGTCCTGGAAGTCCAGTCCTGGGAGTCCAGTCCTGGAACTCCAGTCCTGGTTTTGTTAGATCCGGATTATTAATCTGCGTCTCATCCTGTAGATGAAGACCGTCTGACCAGGAGGAAGAGCTTCGTGGACACCATGTCCCTTCAGGTGGACATCTTGTCCAACAGCCTTCCAGACAAGGTTAGGATTACAACGGCGTCCTACGGGCCGGTTCTGTTGGCCGGTTCTGTTGGCCGGTTCTGTTGGCCGGTTCTGTTGGCGCCTCTTCAGGTCTCATGGACCTTTGTTTGTCTGCAGTCCCAGCTGGCGGAGGAGATCACGTTCGAGACGCTGAAGAAGGCCATCGGTAAAGGGAGACGGTCCAGGTCAGGACATGTGGACAGGTTGGACATGTGACTGACAGAACCGGTGTCCTCAGATACCACAGgtctggaggagcaggagcgcgAGAGGCGGCGCCAGGTGATGGAGAAGTTCCAGAAAGCTCCGTTTGAGGAGCTCGCCGCCCACTGCGAGTCCAAGGTAGCAGCAGATGATGATGCTAACCAGCTGCTAACCAGCTGCTAACCAGCGGCGCTAAACTGCCGTGTCCTCCGCAGGCTAACATGCTGCACGACCGTCTGGCTCAGATCTTCGAACTCACCATCAGGTCAGGTGACCTGCACGTGGCTCCTGTGTGACGCGCCGCGTTAGCTAACAGCTGCTGTCCCCCCACAggcccccccccagcccgtccGGAGTGGTGTCGCTGTCCGCGGGTCACACGCAGCATCAGTCGGTGCCCGTCTACGAGATGAAGTTTCCCGACCTTTGCGTCTACTGACCGGAGCGAAGCCACGTAAACGCCGCCAAGCGTCGGGACGTCGTCATCACCAACACAAATTCACTCTGCTGCTAGCTGTTGCACTAGGTTTTAGCTAGGTTTAGCTTCGTACGGACAAAGCAAACAGTCGTCAACGACTGGCTAGCAAACAAAATGGCCGCCACATCTCACCGTCGTTGCCGTAGTTGGTTATAAGCGCTTTGGTTGGGGTTTAGCTAGCAATAATTCAGCTTTTAATCGCAAGTAATTAATGAAAACAACCAAATCTGATAAAACTCGATGAACCCGCCTCTGTAGTTGCTAAGCTAAAGCTGTTTGCTAGCGTCAGAATGTTTGGGTTTGACTTTAGCAGTTTTATTTCCTGATGTTTGAATGTAATTCTGAAGGTACGACGGATGTTCACGCTAACCTGCCCCTAACCTGCAGCTAACCTGCAGCTAACCTGCAGCTAACCTGCTGAACTCTTTAGCGAGTTAGTGCCGAAAAAATCAGTCCAAACTCCTCAGGTGCAGGTCAAAGGTGCCAAACTGCGTCTGTAGTTGAGCCTCCGGCCTCCAGGGGGCGCCTGAGGCTCCTCTGCGGGGGTAAACTAGTCCCTGGCGGAGGGATACGGGCGGTGGCAGGAAGTCGGATCAGGATCAGAATAAAGTTTCTAAGCTGTGAAAAATTCCAATGAAcgaattttgctgtttttgatcATGAAGAATCTGGTGGATCAAATCTGGCCTCGTTAGTGATCGATTAGTGATCGATTAGTGATCAATTAGTGATCGATTCTGTGGTTTCTGatctttaaaactgaaaatgaacaaatctTTTGTCTGAAGCTGAAACATTTGTGAGATTCTGTTTTTGATAGAAATCTTCATCCACTCAGACACGTTGAATAAAACTGATCTCATCACTTCATTGTCGCTCCTTTATTACTCCTTTATTACTACTTTATTACTCCTATATTAATACTTTATTACTCCTTTATTACTACTACTTTATTACTCCTATATTAATACTTTATTATGCTTATATTACTACTCTATTACTGCTACTTTATTACTCCTATATTATACTTTATTACTACTTTATTACTCCTATATTAATACTTTATTACTCCTATATTACTACTTTATTACTACTCTATTACTACTACTTTATTACTCTTTATTACTACTACTTTATTAATACTTTATTACTCCTTTATTACTACTCTATTAGTACTATTTTATTACTACTACTTTATTACTCCTTTATTACTACTCTATTACTACTAACTTATTACTCTTATATTAATACTTTATTACGCTTATATTACTACTCTATTACTACTACTTTATTACTCCTTTATTACTACTACTTTATTAATACTTTATTACTCCTTTTTACTACTCTATTAGTACTATTTTATTACTACTACTTTATTACTCCTTTATTACTACTCTATTAGTACTATTTTATTACTACTACTTTATTACTCCTTTTTACTACTCTATTAGTACTATTTTATTACTACTACTTTATTACTCCTTTATTACTACTCTATTACTACTACTTTATTACTCCTTTATTACTACTCTATTACTACTCCTTTATTAATACTTTATTACTCCTTTATTAACTCAAAACTCAGATTTGGTTTTTACAGCTTTATTATAAAAATCACAGACTGACCAAACTCCCCTGAAGCTTCGGAGTTCAAACCCCAGCACAGACAGAGCACTGCTGGGGTGCCCCTGagcaaccacccccccccccccccccccatttactaACTAACTTCACTTCCTAgaatcctcctcttcttcctcctcttcttcctcctcctcctcagcgccCCCCACTGGCCGCCCCCCCAGCTCAACATCAGGAGCAGCTCAGAACCCAGGGACGACCCAGTTGGAGGTTCTGGGTCCTGCTGGTCAGAACCCTCATCACTGCAGgaagatgacatcatcaacatgtctccagcttcctgtcacatgatgtGAACATCCTGTTCTCACCTGCCATGAtctgcagcagcctcctcaCTGGCCCGAGGGGGGAGGCGGGGCCCGGGAGGCCCCCCGGCCCGGcggcaggagggggcggggccaccgcACTGGCGTGACCCCCCTGTGTCGAAGGGCGCCGCCGCCATAACTCGGCGGTGGTGCGATCACACGCACACTGCAGCTGGTCACACACCGAGGAGCCCCGacctgcaacagcaacagtcTTTAAACGTCTCAGCCAATCCCGACGCAGCGGCGCCACCAGCCCCACCTACATCGCGGCTTCCTGTTGTCACAGGAAATGAGAGCGTTGAGCTTCCTGTCGGACCTGCAGCCCATCGAGCTGATCTGAGCCCAGCAGCAGCGGTGGAGGAAGCAGCACCTGAGCGGGAGATCACCTCGTTAGCCTCAAACCTCCtcagtgacatcacttcctgtggctgACCTGTCCAGCTGGTCCACGGGACGCCCGCCCCGCCCGCGGCCGCAGTAGCAGCCGTACATCTCGTACTCGTGGGGACATCGTCCCGTCAGGCAGCGCAGCATCGCACCCAGGGACGCCGTCCGCCGCGCTCGCCCGTCGGGGCCGTAGATCGTGAACGAGTCGCTGCATTCTGCCAGAGACAGGTTAGCACGCTATGTTAGCGCGTTGTGTTAGCGTGAGAGATGAGCGATGCTACCAGTTCATCTGACTGGGTGGTGAGAGCAGATCAGGAAGCCTCGTCACCTTTAGCCTCCGACTGCTGCTGGACCTCCGATGACCCGACAGACTCGAGCAGCGAGCAGGACGGAACCGTCCGCTTCTGAGCCACATCGTCATCTGCAAAGATAAACGCAGCTAATATCAGCGTTTGCTAATCTAAGAATGCTGCCGAGCGTTAGCTTAACTGTCAtccagctgctcacacacatctgtaAGTTAGCGTGACTCAGAAAGGTGTTTCGCTAAGTTAGCCAACAGCTAACTTGCTAGTTTGGTTTAGCCAACACAGCTAATTTAGGAAAGGGGCGTGGTTTCCAGATGGTTGTACAGGTGATCAAAGTACCgtctgtgttttcctgctgcgaGCTGTCGTCCACGCACGGAACTTCCTGTGTTGgtttcacagcttcctgttcctgtccagcTTTGAGCGCCGTCGTCTCGAGTTCTGGGAAGTCAATTTTTATGACAAAATTCTGCGTGTTAGCTGTAGCACGTTAGCTTCAGTCATTGTCGGGCAGAGGACGGCATCCACGTGTCCCGGCTACAGTTGCTCTGTTACCAagctcttcatcatcgtcatcatcgtcctcTTCAGAGGGCGTGGCTAAGCTCCTGGGTGCAGAGGTGATCGGCTGGATGgggtctcctgctcctcctacaGGCGACTCACTGGTGGTCGCAGGTCCTGGAGTTGATGGTTCGACTCCCGTGGTCACTCTGAGCAGCTCTGCAACAAACCCACCCACTTGTAGCTAACGCTCACAGAATCAGCTGCTTGTTTTCAGGAATGCACCGCGTTAGCATCACCAGCTAACAGCTAGTTGAGGGGCTCACCGTGGCTGCTGGCGGAAGCGTTAGCATCGTCCGTCTCTGCATCAATGGAACCTGAAAGACGGACAGAGGGGACTCACAGCGCTGCTGCAAGCTAACAGCCGCCAAACACGTTAGCATCTGGGGAACTAGTATACCATCTAATGGCGTTGTgggtgggggcggagccagtgATGATGTGACGTCGCTGTCATTCAGTCTGCTCATCGTGTGATTCACCTCTGTCAAAACAGCTGGAATCAGAAACCCGTGTGCTGCCTCCAGTGGACACAGACGGAACACACACGCTGATTTCATGTTGTGTTAGCAGCAGTGTTAGTCGGACCAGGAAGTGAACTCGCTCAGAGACGCGTTAAACAGACCACCTGAGGACCACTGGagtagccccgcccacccgaCTCTGGTCACCGCGGTAACCAGAGGAAACTCGGATGGAGGTCGGAGGTGGAGACGTAGCCGCGTGGAGTAACcactgttgcattgtgggaagagAGATGAAGGGTTACctgaaccacttcctgtctgtgtggcGAGGCAGGACGAGGCGGCGACGCCCCTAAAGGCGGAGTCATAGGAGGCGTTGCTCAGGCACTGGATGGCGGCCCGGTCGCAGCGGCAGAACCTCCGCTGGCACCAGCCGCCCTCGTCTGTCGGGACAACGCCAACAACAGcagttagcatctgttagctCCGGTAAGCTCAGCCCGCTAACGCTAGCAGCGAGCCGTGAGGCGGTGCCAGCTCACCGCAGCGGGCGTCGAGGGCGGAGCAGCCGTGgaggcgcggcggcggcggcggcgtctgcctgcagggggcggCGTCGCCGTAGCAACGCCGGTGCGTCTGGCAGCAGCTGCGGACAGAAGAAGTCAAGCGCGCCGGCCGTctggggcggcggcggcccaCAGGCGGGACTCACCTGTCCAGAGGATCCACGGGGGCCCCGGCCaccaggtgtgtgcaggtgcaGCCGTAGTCGTCCAGGTCTCGAGGACAAAGACCCGACGAGCAGCGAAGCTTCGCCGCAAAGTTCAGCAGCGACGGCAGATCGTGGAAGACGGCGTGCAGCCAGGAGAAGCGCTGGCCGACGCACTctggcaccacagaagaagagagagtCAGCGGCCGGgccggcgccccctgctggacgcaGCCTGTTCTTACCGGTCATGTGGTCCacgtcatgtgacctggagcAGGACGCCGCGGCAGCGCtcagagctgaggagcagcagcacaggtgagcgaaCGGGGAGGAGCTGATCAAAGGTCACGGGGTCCAACTCACCGTGAGCAagagacagaaccagaaccagaaccagaaccatcgTCAGATCTGGGCTGGTTAGCATCAGCGGCGTTAGCGGGTCCCTGCAGCAGTCGCGGCTTCTTCACTCGCGCTCGTACCTGCAGAGCAGCTTTAAGGTGCTCGGCTCCTCCTCCGATTGGCTGCCACCCGTCACCTGACTGGGACGCCCTGCAGGTGTTCCGCCCTGGCGGTGGGGGTCCTGGGGGCCCCACAGAGGAGCCTTTGTCCTCTTTGTCTCAGGAGGTGGTCCTGGTCTCCTCAGAGGAGTTCAGATCAATGAAGAAGAGCGGCGGCAGGGGCGGGGCCAACAGGCCGCTGTTGTAAGggcagtggggggaggggcggggccaacagGCCGCTGTTGTACAGggcagtggggggaggggcggggccaacagGCCGCTATTGTACAGggcagtggggggaggggcggggccaacagGCCACTGTTGTAAGGGCAGTGgcgggaggggcggggccaacagGCTGCTATTGTACAGGGCAGTGgcgggaggggcggggccaacagGCCACTGTTGTAAGggcagtggggggaggggcggggccaacagGCCACTGTTGTAAGGGCAGTGgcgggaggggcggggccagatgATGCCACAA from Takifugu flavidus isolate HTHZ2018 chromosome 15, ASM371156v2, whole genome shotgun sequence includes:
- the oc90 gene encoding otoconin-90 isoform X1, producing MLTSPDLTMVLVLVLVLSLAHALSAAAASCSRSHDVDHMTECVGQRFSWLHAVFHDLPSLLNFAAKLRCSSGLCPRDLDDYGCTCTHLVAGAPVDPLDSCCQTHRRCYGDAAPCRQTPPPPPRLHGCSALDARCDEGGWCQRRFCRCDRAAIQCLSNASYDSAFRGVAASSCLATQTGSGSEVNHTMSRLNDSDVTSSLAPPPPTTPLDGSIDAETDDANASASSHELLRVTTGVEPSTPGPATTSESPVGGAGDPIQPITSAPRSLATPSEEDDDDDDEELELETTALKAGQEQEAVKPTQEVPCVDDSSQQENTDDDDVAQKRTVPSCSLLESVGSSEVQQQSEAKECSDSFTIYGPDGRARRTASLGAMLRCLTGRCPHEYEMYGCYCGRGRGGRPVDQLDRCCFLHRCCWAQISSMGCRSDRKLNALISCDNRKPRCRGSSVCDQLQCACDRTTAELWRRRPSTQGGHASAVAPPPPAAGPGGLPGPASPLGPVRRLLQIMAVMRVLTSRTQNLQLGRPWVLSCS
- the oc90 gene encoding otoconin-90 isoform X2, which translates into the protein MLTSPDLTMVLVLVLVLSLAHALSAAAASCSRSHDVDHMTECVGQRFSWLHAVFHDLPSLLNFAAKLRCSSGLCPRDLDDYGCTCTHLVAGAPVDPLDSCCQTHRRCYGDAAPCRQTPPPPPRLHGCSALDARCDEGGWCQRRFCRCDRAAIQCLSNASYDSAFRGVAASSCLATQTGSGSGSIDAETDDANASASSHELLRVTTGVEPSTPGPATTSESPVGGAGDPIQPITSAPRSLATPSEEDDDDDDEELELETTALKAGQEQEAVKPTQEVPCVDDSSQQENTDDDDVAQKRTVPSCSLLESVGSSEVQQQSEAKECSDSFTIYGPDGRARRTASLGAMLRCLTGRCPHEYEMYGCYCGRGRGGRPVDQLDRCCFLHRCCWAQISSMGCRSDRKLNALISCDNRKPRCRGSSVCDQLQCACDRTTAELWRRRPSTQGGHASAVAPPPPAAGPGGLPGPASPLGPVRRLLQIMAVMRVLTSRTQNLQLGRPWVLSCS